Proteins from a genomic interval of Rhodospirillaceae bacterium:
- a CDS encoding polymer-forming cytoskeletal protein produces the protein MFGKKKEREMPLKETVSSSPSRENSPEPSVLTSNRPVHRSEPNATPLNNRPVAPMARPASGIHTENISSSISVRRNEAKTNSDSEGKRLIVGRDIVLTGEIRACQRLIVEGRVEASLTDSRSIEISEFGVFKGSAHIETADISGRFEGDITVHGRLTVRSTGKVVGSIRYAQLEVEKGGALSGQLELLSDLHDNPHHGYEHVSVSSTNTQPTYQIDETPSGQ, from the coding sequence ATGTTCGGAAAAAAGAAAGAGCGTGAAATGCCCTTAAAAGAAACAGTTTCTTCTTCCCCATCACGGGAAAATTCACCAGAACCCTCCGTGCTGACCAGTAATCGCCCGGTGCACCGTAGCGAGCCAAATGCTACCCCCTTGAATAACCGTCCTGTTGCCCCGATGGCAAGGCCTGCTTCCGGCATCCATACCGAAAATATATCTTCCTCTATCTCCGTGCGCCGTAATGAAGCAAAAACGAATTCCGACTCGGAGGGCAAACGCTTAATCGTCGGTCGCGATATCGTTTTGACTGGGGAAATCCGGGCTTGCCAAAGGTTGATCGTGGAAGGTCGCGTGGAAGCTTCCTTAACCGATAGCCGCAGTATTGAAATTTCTGAATTTGGGGTTTTCAAAGGTTCGGCCCACATCGAAACAGCTGACATTAGTGGGCGGTTTGAAGGTGACATTACTGTCCACGGCCGTTTAACTGTGCGTTCCACTGGCAAAGTTGTGGGTTCCATCCGCTATGCCCAGCTAGAGGTAGAAAAAGGAGGGGCATTATCTGGCCAGCTTGAGCTTCTTTCTGATTTACATGATAACCCGCATCATGGGTATGAGCATGTTTCGGTTAGCTCAACTAATACCCAACCAACTTATCAAATTGATGAAACACCGTCTGGCCAATAG
- a CDS encoding EamA family transporter, with amino-acid sequence MSEKGSILYYLSAAVAIFGTVGYHFLVKKISPTINPLVSITAIYMAVLAICIPILLLFPIQGGLVTHMKQLGWVQLGIAGAVILMELGFLLMYRQGWDLSVGNVVTGVVINIILMAVGLLVLKEQLNLINIAGIILSMIGVAMISYRRS; translated from the coding sequence ATTTTATATTATTTATCAGCTGCCGTAGCCATTTTTGGCACGGTTGGATATCATTTCTTGGTTAAAAAAATATCGCCAACCATTAACCCGCTTGTCTCGATTACAGCTATTTATATGGCTGTACTCGCGATTTGTATCCCCATTTTATTGCTTTTCCCCATCCAAGGAGGGCTTGTCACCCATATGAAACAGTTAGGCTGGGTTCAGTTAGGAATTGCCGGGGCTGTTATTTTGATGGAATTGGGATTTTTACTGATGTATCGCCAGGGCTGGGATTTAAGTGTGGGAAATGTTGTAACCGGGGTGGTGATCAATATCATATTAATGGCGGTTGGCTTGCTGGTTCTTAAGGAACAGCTAAACCTGATTAATATCGCCGGTATTATTTTATCGATGATAGGGGTTGCCATGATCAGTTATAGAAGATCATGA